The following are encoded together in the Pedobacter sp. D749 genome:
- a CDS encoding mechanosensitive ion channel family protein codes for MNIPEFQYLFNELRNLLAGKGLAGSELMYSYFFIGLLGVILFLYITIFLTRQLFIGVVKSAKTKSDWQNALFEFRVFRAFALIFGAYIIHNVVPYLFIDFKNGLFYALIFAKIYMVLAVMFAVNAFLNALVSIMESSKKYADKPIRSYKQVAKIVFYIVGFVLILSIILGESPLYVFGGFGAVTAVFILVFRDPILGFVASVQMSAIDLVRVGDWITVEKYGADGEVTEINLTTIKVRNWDKTVTIVPSYAIVSESFKNWRAMEESEGRRIKRHINIKISSIKFCDEELIGRLQSIDFLKDYLKETQTFIERYNAENTVNPNNLVNGRHMTNIGTFRVYAEKYLESNPHINKELTFMVRQLQATENGLPIEIYVFSKEKGLKRFEEVAADIFDHLLAAVPYFDLEIFQSPSGSDMRNFVRRGDD; via the coding sequence ATGAACATCCCGGAATTTCAATATTTATTTAACGAACTTAGAAACTTGCTCGCTGGCAAAGGCCTTGCTGGTAGCGAACTCATGTATTCTTACTTTTTTATTGGGCTGCTTGGTGTTATTTTATTTCTATACATTACTATATTTTTAACCCGACAGCTTTTTATTGGGGTTGTAAAAAGTGCAAAAACCAAATCCGATTGGCAAAATGCGTTGTTCGAGTTTAGGGTTTTTAGGGCATTTGCCCTAATATTTGGGGCATACATTATTCACAATGTTGTTCCTTATCTTTTTATCGATTTTAAAAACGGGTTATTTTATGCTTTAATATTTGCTAAAATCTATATGGTTTTAGCCGTAATGTTTGCTGTAAATGCATTTCTGAATGCTTTGGTGTCCATCATGGAATCATCAAAAAAATACGCCGATAAACCCATAAGAAGTTATAAACAGGTAGCCAAAATTGTGTTTTACATTGTTGGTTTTGTGCTCATTTTATCGATTATTCTTGGCGAATCACCTCTGTATGTATTTGGTGGTTTTGGAGCGGTTACTGCAGTTTTTATTTTGGTTTTCAGAGATCCGATTTTAGGTTTTGTGGCTTCTGTACAAATGAGTGCCATTGATCTGGTTAGGGTAGGCGACTGGATTACGGTAGAAAAATATGGCGCCGACGGTGAAGTAACCGAGATTAATTTAACTACCATTAAAGTACGTAACTGGGATAAAACGGTAACTATTGTGCCCAGTTATGCCATTGTAAGTGAATCTTTCAAGAACTGGCGTGCCATGGAAGAAAGTGAGGGCAGGAGGATCAAGCGACATATCAATATTAAAATTTCGAGTATTAAGTTCTGCGATGAGGAACTGATCGGGAGGCTACAGAGCATCGATTTTTTAAAGGATTATCTGAAAGAAACTCAAACTTTTATTGAACGTTATAACGCCGAAAACACGGTAAATCCAAATAACTTGGTTAACGGTCGCCACATGACAAATATTGGTACTTTCAGGGTTTATGCTGAAAAATACCTCGAAAGCAATCCGCATATTAATAAGGAACTCACCTTTATGGTACGCCAGTTACAGGCAACAGAAAACGGATTGCCTATCGAAATTTATGTATTCTCGAAAGAAAAAGGTTTAAAACGTTTCGAAGAAGTAGCAGCCGATATTTTCGATCATTTATTGGCTGCAGTACCTTATTTTGATCTCGAAATTTTTCAAAGCCCGAGTGGTAGCGACATGCGTAATTTTGTGAGGAGAGGTGATGATTAA